In Callospermophilus lateralis isolate mCalLat2 unplaced genomic scaffold, mCalLat2.hap1 Scaffold_45, whole genome shotgun sequence, a single genomic region encodes these proteins:
- the LOC143388818 gene encoding LOW QUALITY PROTEIN: phosphatidylinositol 4,5-bisphosphate 3-kinase catalytic subunit delta isoform-like (The sequence of the model RefSeq protein was modified relative to this genomic sequence to represent the inferred CDS: inserted 1 base in 1 codon; deleted 1 base in 1 codon; substituted 1 base at 1 genomic stop codon), which translates to MSLGIDCPMEFWTEEEKNQSVVVDFLLPTGXYLSFPVSRNANLSTIKQMLWHEAQNEPLFHMLSDPKAYVFTCVNQTAEQQELENEQQRLCDVRPFLPMLRLVTCEGDRMEKLINSQISLLIGKDLHEFDCLQDPEVNDFHTKMRQFSEEAAACRQQLGWEAWLQYSFPLQLEPSIRNWGDSNTSQISNPDLLVNVKFEGSRVSTKDVPLALMAYALQKKAKVYQHLTMEQPEDYVLQVNGRHEYLYGSYLLQVSSQYICSCLHSGLTPHLTMVHSSSILAMRDEQSKQDPQVQKPHTKPPPIPMRKHSSVFLWSLGKPFCIELIQGSKINADEQMKLVVQAGLFHGNEMLCKTMSSLEVSVCSEPMWKQHLEFDINICDLPCMAQLCFALYAVMEKAKKARSSKKKSKKVYCPIAWANLMLFDYKDQLKTGKLCLYMWPSVPYEKEDLLNPMGTMHSNPNTESAVTLVIYLPKVAPHPVYYPALEKILELGRHGERGPTTKEEQLQLQGILERQGSGELCEHEKDLVWKMRHEMQEHFPEALAHLLLMTKWNKHEDVAQMLYLLXSWPELPVLNALELLDFSFPNCHVGFFAIRSLQKLTDDELFQCLLQLVQVLKYKSYLNCELTQFLLDRALANQKIGHFLFWHLRSEMHVPSVALRFGLIMEAYFRGSTHHMKVLMKQAEALSKLKALSDFVKVSSQKTTKPQTKELMHLYMRQDTCLEALSHLQSPLDPSTMLAEVCVERCIFMDSKMKPLWIMYRSEEAGSADSIGIIFKNRDDLRQDMLTLQMIQLMDALWKQEGLDLRMTPYGCLPTGDCMGLIEAVQHSDTIANIQLNQSNLAAMAAFNKDVLRNWLKSKNPGEALDQAIEEFTLTCDGYYVATYVLGIGDWHSDNIMIRENGQLFHIDFGHFLGNFKTKFGINRERVPFILIHDFVHVIQQGKTSNNEKFERFQGYCEQAYSILRRHGLLFLQLFALMRAAGLPELSSSKDIQYLKDTLALGKTEEEGLKHFQGKFNEAPRESWKTKVNWLAHNLTKDNRQ; encoded by the exons ATGTCCCTGGGGATTGACTGTCCCATGGAATTCTGGACCGAGGAGGAGAAGAATCAGAGTGTGGTGGTTGACTTCCTTCTGCCCACAG TCTACCTGAGCTTCCCTGTGTCCCGCAATGCCAACCTCAGCACCATCAAGCAG ATGCTGTGGCACGAAGCCCAGAATGAGCCCCTCTTCCACATGCTCAGTGACCCCAAGGCCTATGTGTTCACCTGTGTCAACCAGACCGCAGAGCAGCAGGAGCTAGAGAATGAGCAGCAGCGGCTGTGTGATGTCCGGCCCTTCCTGCCCATGCTGCGCCTGGTGACCTGCGAGGGTGACCGCATGGAGAAGCTCATCAACTCACAGATCAGCCTCCTCATCGGCAAAG ACCTCCATGAGTTTGACTGCCTGCAAGACCCAGAAGTGAATGACTTCCACACTAAGATGCGCCAGTTCAGCGAGGAGGCGGCTGCCTGCCGGCAGCAGCTGGGCTGGGAGGCCTGGCTGCAATACAGTTTTCCCCTTCAGCTGGAGCCCTCCATCAGGAACTGGGGGGACAGCAACACATCTCAAATCTCCAACCCAGACCTGCTGGTCAATGTCAAATTTGAGGGCAGCAGG GTGTCCACCAAGGATGTGCCCCTAGCACTGATGGCCTATGCCCTCCAGAAGAAGGCCAAGGTGTACCAGCACctcacaatggagcagcctgaggACTATGTGCTGCAGGTGAATGGGCGGCATGAGTACCTTTATGGCAGCTACCTGCTCCAAG TCTCATCTCAGTACATATGCAGCTGCCTGCACAGCGGACTGACCCCCCACCTGACCATGGTGCACTCCTCCTCCATCCTTGCCATGCGGGATGAGCAGAGCAAACAGGACCCTCAGGTCCAGAAACCACACACCAAACCACCCCCGATTCCCATGAGGAAG CACTCCTCTGTGTTCCTGTGGTCGCTGGGGAAGCCTTTCTGCATTGAGCTGATCCAGGGCAGCAAAATCAATGCTGATGAGCAGATGAAG CTGGTGGTGCAGGCCGGGCTCTTCCATGGCAATGAGATGCTGTGCAAGACGATGTCCAGCTTGGAGGTGAGCGTGTGCTCAGAGCCCATGTGGAAGCAGCATCTGGAGTTTGACATCAACATCTGTGACCTGCCGTGCATGGCCCAGCTCTGCTTTGCACTCTATGCGGTGATGGAGAAGGCCAAGAAGGCGCGCTCCAGCAAGAAAAAGTCCAAGAAGGTG TACTGCCCAATCGCCTGGGCCAACCTCATGCTATTTGACTACAAGGACCAGCTCAAGACTGGGAAGCTCTGCCTCTACATGTGGCCCTCtgtcccat ATGAGAAAGAAGACCTGCTGAACCCCATGGGTACCATGCATAGCAATCCCAACACAGAGAGTGCTGTCACCCTGGTCATCTACCTGCCCAAGGTGGCCCCTCACCCTGTGTACTACCCtgccctggagaag ATCCTGGAGCTGGGACGTCATGGGGAGCGTGGGCCTACCACCAAGGAGGAG CAGCTGCAGCTGCAGGGAATCCTGGAGCGGCAGGGGTCGGGAGAGCTGTGTGAGCATGAGAAGGACCTGGTGTGGAAGATGCGGCATGAAATGCAGGAGCACTTCCCAGAGGCTCTGGCCCACCTGCTGCTCATGACCAAGTGGAACAAGCACGAGGATGTGGCCCAG ATGCTCTACCTGCTGTGATCCTGGCCCGAGCTTCCTGTCCTGAATGCCCTGGAGCTGCTGGACTTCAGCTTCCCT AACTGCCACGTGGGCTTCTTTGCCATCAGGTCCCTGCAGAAACTGAC GGACGACGAGCTTTTCCAGTGCTTGCTGCAGCTGGTGCAGGTCCTCAAGTACAAGTCCTACCTGAACTGTGAACTGACCCAATTCTTGTTGGACCGGGCTCTGGCCAACCAAAAGATTGGCCACTTCCTCTTCTGGCATCTTCG ATCTGAGATGCATGTGCCGTCCGTGGCCTTGCGTTTTGGCCTCATCATGGAGGCCTACTTCAGGGGCAGCACCCACCACATGAAGGTGCTAATGAAGCAG GCAGAAGCACTGAGCAAGCTGAAGGCCCTGAGCGACTTTGTGAAAGTGAGCTCACAGAAGACCACCAAACCCCAAACTAAGGAGCTGATGCACTTGTACATGCGCCAGGACACCTGCCTAGAGGCCCTTTCACACTTGCAGTCTCCATTGGACCCCAGCACAATGCTGGCAGAAGTCTG TGTTGAAAGGTGCATCTTCATGGACTCCAAGATGAAACCCCTGTGGATCATGTACAGAAGTGAGGAGGCAGGCAGTGCTGACAGCATTGGCATCATCTTTAAGAACAGGGATG ACCTTCGCCAGGACATGCTGACTCTGCAGATGATCCAGCTCATGGACGCCCTGTGGAAGCAGGAGGGCCTGGACCTAAG GATGACCCCCTATGGCTGCCTTCCCACTGGTGACTGCATGGGCCTCATTGAGGCAGTGCAGCACTCAGACACCATTGCCAACATCCAGCTGAACCAGAGCAACCTGGCTGCCATGGCTGCCTTCAACAAGGATGTCCTGCGCAACTGGCTCAAGTCCAAGAACCCTGG AGAAGCCCTGGATCAAGCCATTGAGGAGTTCACCCTCACTTGTGACGGCTACTATGTGGCCACATATGTGCTGGGCATTGGTGACTGGCACAGTGACAACATCATGATCCGTGAGAATGGGCAG CTATTTCATATTgactttggccactttttggggaaTTTCAAGACCAAGTTTGGAATCAACCGTGAGCGAGTCCCATTCATCCTCATACATGACTTTGTCCACGTGATTCAGCAGGGCAAGACTAGTAATAATGAGAAGTTTGAAAG GTTTCAAGGGTACTGTGAACAGGCCTACAGCATTCTGCGGCGCCATGGGCTCCTCTTCCTCCAACTCTTTGCTCTGATGCGGGCAGCAGGCCTGCCTGAACTCAGCTCCTCCAAAGACATCCAGTATTTGAAG GACACTCTGGCGCTGGGGAAGACGGAGGAGGAGGGGCTGAAGCACTTCCAGGGGAAATTCAATGAAGCCCCGAGGGAGAGCTGGAAGACCAAAGTAAACTGGCTGGCACACAACCTGACCAAAGACAACCGGCAATAA